The Trypanosoma brucei gambiense DAL972 chromosome 10, complete sequence genome has a segment encoding these proteins:
- a CDS encoding ADP/ATP translocase 1, putative: MTDKKREPAPKLGFLEEFMIGGVAAGLSKTAAAPIERVKLLVQNQGEMMKQGRLDKPYNGVVDCFRRTISTEGVYPLWRGNLSNVLRYFPTQALNFAFKDKFKRMFNYKKEKDGYGKWFMGNMASGGLAGAASLCFVYSLDYVRTRLANDTKSVKGGGERQFNGIVDCYVKTWKSDGIAGLYRGFVVSCIGIVVYRGFYFGLYDTLQPMLPVDTFIVNFFLGWAVTIVAGLLSYPLDTVRRRMMMTSGAAVKYKNSMDCMLQVIKQEGAASLMRGAGANILRGIAGAGVLSGVDALKPIYVEWRRSN, translated from the coding sequence ATGACGGATAAAAAGCGGGAACCGGCCCCCAAACTTGGGTTCCTTGAGGAGTTTATGATTGGTGGTGTCGCTGCCGGTTTATCCAAGACGGCGGCTGCTCCAATCGAAAGAGTAAAACTGCTCGTACAGAACCAGGGAGAGATGATGAAGCAAGGCCGACTGGACAAGCCATACAACGGTGTCGTTGACTGCTTTCGGCGCACCATCAGCACGGAGGGCGTGTATCCGCTTTGGCGAGGTAACCTGTCAAATGTTCTGCGTTACTTCCCAACTCAGGCGCTGAATTTCGCCTTTAAGGATAAATTTAAGAGGATGTTCAACtacaaaaaggagaaggatgGCTATGGCAAGTGGTTTATGGGTAACATGGCATCTGGTGGTCTCGCTGGTGCTGcatctctttgttttgtgtatTCCTTGGACTACGTCCGTACCCGTCTCGCTAACGACACGAAGTCTGTGAAGGGTGGTGGGGAGCGCCAATTTAACGGTATTGTGGACTGCTATGTCAAGACATGGAAGAGTGATGGCATCGCTGGGTTGTATCGTGGCTTTGTGGTATCCTGTATTGGTATTGTTGTGTACCGTGGTTTCTACTTTGGACTTTACGACACCCTTCAGCCAATGCTTCCTGTGGACACATTCATCGTAAACTTCTTCCTTGGATGGGCTGTGACTATTGTGGCGGGGCTTCTTTCTTACCCGTTGGACACCGTTCGCCGGCGCATGATGATGACATCAGGTGCTGCTGTGAAGTACAAGAACTCGATGGATTGTATGTTGCAGGTAATTAAACAGGAGGGAGCTGCATCCCTGATGCGAGGCGCTGGTGCAAACATCCTGCGCGGTATCGCTGGTGCTGGTGTACTTTCCGGCGTGGATGCGCTGAAACCCATTTATGTGGAGTGGCGCAGATCGAATTAG